The Elusimicrobiota bacterium region GGTCGCGGCGGGATTCCTGGGCCTGCGCGGCCCGGAAGAAGGGGCCAAGACCGTGGTCGGGATGACCTTGGGGCTGGGGCTCTTGAGCCTTTCGGTCCTAGCGCTGGCGGCCTTGGGCCTGCTGCGGACCTGGACGCTCTCGCTGATGCTGGCCGCCTTCTGGCTGGCCGGGTTCTCGGAGCTGCGCGCCGCCCTGCGGGGCTGCCGCCTGCCGGAGCAGTGGAGAAGCCGCCCTCTGGCCGCGGCCGGCATACTCGCCGCGCTGGGACTGACCTTCTGGCTCACTTGGGTGCCGCCCCATCAGTACGATTCCTTGGTCTACCACCTGGCCCTGCCGGCCGCCTACCTGCGCGCGGGAGGCCTCACGGTGGAGGGCCTGCCCGTTTTCGCGCATTTTCCCCAGAACGGCGAGATGCTCTTCGTTCTGGCCCTGGCGCTCAAAAGCGACCTGCTGGCCCAGATGTTCATGTGGCTGGCCGCGGCCCTGAGCGTGGCCTGGCTGTGGACCATGGCCGGGGCGGAGATCGCGGCGGAGGCGCGGCTGTTGGCCGCGCTGCTTCTGGCCACGCATACGGCCGTGATGCTGCTGGCTTCGACCACCTACATCGATCCCTTGGTCATGCTCTGGACCACGGCCGCGGTGCTGCTGTTCTGGCGGTGGCGGCGCGAGAGCGCGGGCGCGCCCCGCTCCTGGCTGGCGCTTTCCGCCATATTCGCGGGGCTGGCCCTGGGCGCCAAGTACACGGCCGGGATCACGGCCGGCTCCCTCGGGCTCTTTTTGGTCAAAGATTGGCTCTGGGGCCCGCCCGCGACGCGCCGCGCGCGCGCCGGCGACCTGGCGGTCTTCGTCGGGGTGGTCACGGTGGTCTTCTCTCCCTGGCTGGTCAAGAACGCGCTGCAGGCGGGCGACCCCGTGTTCCCCTTCCTCTATCAATGGTTCCCGGCCACGCAGGCCGGCTGGCCCGCGGCCGGCGCGGCACGCTACTTCGCCGTGCTCACCGAGTACGGCCACGGGGGCGCGTGGGCGCAGGCGCTTCTGGCCCTCCCCGGCCAACTGCTCGGCAACAGCCTGCGCTTCGGCGGGGGCATGGACGTGCTGGGAGACATGGGTTGGGAGCTCCTGTTCTGGGCCCTGCCGCTGGCGGTGTGGGCCGGTTGGCGGCGCCGCAACCGCACCGCGCTCTGGCTGCTGGCTTTCTGCGGGCTCTACCTCGCCGCCTGGTTCTCCACGGGGGTGGTCCTGCGCTTCCTGACCGCGCTGGCGCCGCTGTTGTGCCTGCTCGCCGCCTACGGCCTGCACGCCTTGTGGTCGAGGCTGGAGAGCGGGGGCCGGGTCATGCTCGCCGCGGGCGCGGGCCTGCTGGTGGCGACCCATGTCCTGGTATTCCTCTACGCGCACGCGGTCTTCGGCAGCGGGCGGGTCCTCGCCGGTCTGGAGAGCCGCGAGGAGTTCCTCACCAGCCGGCTGGAGTACTATCCCTGCGCCGCCTGGGCACGGGAGCACCTCGGGGGAAATGATAGAATCCTCATCGTG contains the following coding sequences:
- a CDS encoding phospholipid carrier-dependent glycosyltransferase — protein: MSPEALPTPSAPESARWGGVYAAATAGLGLATAAGFFWPVARAGLSASALLVIIAGIAAGSGRVAAGFLGLRGPEEGAKTVVGMTLGLGLLSLSVLALAALGLLRTWTLSLMLAAFWLAGFSELRAALRGCRLPEQWRSRPLAAAGILAALGLTFWLTWVPPHQYDSLVYHLALPAAYLRAGGLTVEGLPVFAHFPQNGEMLFVLALALKSDLLAQMFMWLAAALSVAWLWTMAGAEIAAEARLLAALLLATHTAVMLLASTTYIDPLVMLWTTAAVLLFWRWRRESAGAPRSWLALSAIFAGLALGAKYTAGITAGSLGLFLVKDWLWGPPATRRARAGDLAVFVGVVTVVFSPWLVKNALQAGDPVFPFLYQWFPATQAGWPAAGAARYFAVLTEYGHGGAWAQALLALPGQLLGNSLRFGGGMDVLGDMGWELLFWALPLAVWAGWRRRNRTALWLLAFCGLYLAAWFSTGVVLRFLTALAPLLCLLAAYGLHALWSRLESGGRVMLAAGAGLLVATHVLVFLYAHAVFGSGRVLAGLESREEFLTSRLEYYPCAAWAREHLGGNDRILIVGEQRAYYWTQDNTATTVNAPNRYRAWADDSASPAAYAARLRAAGFSHVAVIPREARRLAPALESFNERGARNWLGLESGFVEPVFQGPACAIYRLR